The window TGTCTGgaatgtattttttatattccaacatgtttGCTCACTGTCAAACAGGAAATGCAACAAGCTCAAACTGACACAAGGGTGGGTGTGTCAGGTAATACTAAGTGCTAAATGGAATATCATACCAAGGCCTTCCTCAGAGAGGaagaaaaggggggaaaaaagccttTTAGCTCATGTTGATGCTTATTAATTGATTCGTAGCATTGCCCCATGTTTCTTAACTAAACTCCCATGGCAAAGGGTTCTGAAGTGAGTGAGTTGAAATGAGTAGAGATGAAATGGAACTTACCAGCCATGAGAAAGCATACAATGCACATTGAGAATGCCACCAACATGACAATCGGTAGCTGTAAAACAAGATCAGAGGACGACATTGAAGTTCATTTGCTTACGCTGCAAAGTGACTAAAAAATAGTCCCGGACTCACGGTGAGGAACTTCCAGTCTTTCTGCACCCTGAGAGGACCGGGGCCGTCGGATTCATCGATGGCAAAATTGCCCAGGAACAAGTCGATTGAATCCTGAAAGCAAAGAAACGGTCCACTTTTTTTGCTTGAATGGCATAACGACACCAGCCGAGTCTTTCTGTGTATGGAACATACTTGTCGGAAGCCATCGGAGAAGTTGTTTTTGTAATAGCGGATCATTGAGTTCCAGCCATCCATCAACAATCCCCAATGGGTTCTTTTCCCTGTCCTGAGTCGGGAAAGAGGGAGAAAGGGAGAAGCTGCGACAATCATGTCAGGAACAAGTGTTAGTCATTTGATATGCGACTGTACCTTGTGAAGTCGGTTTTTAATGCACCGGTTCCGGCGTACTGTACGGCGCATGCGTTGGCATTGTCAGCCCATGCTGATTCCATTcgaaagcgcacacacacacacatcacatgtgagcgagagacagagagaacaacgctcacgtcacgtcacgtcacgtcacgtcacgtgcTAACAAAGTCGATACAAGTAGCGCATTACCATTTTTGTAGATCCTCTCAAAGTCAGCCTGTTCTTCAAGACGCTGTCCGACATTCAGAACCCCCATTCTCTGAAGGGAGACAAATCCCATAGGGATGGTAAAGCTCATGTATTGATTGGCCTTTTGTCTCAGCGTTTACCTGGAGCTGAGACTGCAAGGAGCGTCGTGCCAAAAGGCTCTGGATGACGTTGGTTCTGTCCAAGCAGTCCATACAGTTGCTGCGGAAGACGCCTTTCTGCTGGGCTAGTAGCTTTCCGTCCGGGTTCACCATGAAGTAACTGCGCAAAGGGAAAGGAGGAAGGCCTTTGCGCTCGAACCTTCAAGGCTTTCCTTCGGCCGCCGTGTGAAATAGCACCTGTATTCATCTTGCGTTTCGGCCACAGCTCCCACCAAGATCTGGAGACGATCCCATCTCATGTGGCTACACTCTTTGTGGAAGTCAAAGGCGATGTAACTGAGGATGAAAAACATTCACGGCACACTAATTGCAAAGAAAATAGAATACAGAAAGAGCACGTGTACGAGGCACCCTTTCCAACGGCTTTGGAAAAGTAATAGAAAGGAATGGAACGAGCGGCACTTACTTCAGCAATCCATTGTTGCTACTAGCCACCATCTTGGCAAATGCCTGTTCAAGTGGCTTTTCGGAGCCTTTCTGATTGACCTGGAAAACAACATCAAAAGAGCACTTGGAAATGGAGATAGATACATAGTATTGCGAAAGCTTTCCAATCCTAGACCGCATGTGATGAAACCTCATCTGAGCAGAGCTGCCTCAAATGATTGGGCCCCATTTCATTGGGGACTTACCAGGTTAAGAAGTGTTTGTTTGCCATAGATTAGAAGCTGAGAGTCAAAATGCCTCTGGAAACCATCCAACTGAAAGACATTTTCAAGCGCTTACTATGGAGTTGTGGCCATTGAAAGGGCAACTGAAGACTTGTCCTTACGTGACTGCTGGTTTTGCTGATAATGGGTTTGGGCTTGTATTTCAGGTTGGGCCTCTGACTCCAGTAAAAAGGCATCGAGCCTCTCGTCTGCGGGACGGAAAAAGTATTTGACCGCTTGcagacgggcgggcgggcggtctggctggctggctgttatcacagttgttgtcacacttgcctGCACAAAGGAAGCTTTGGCTCCTTCGTATAATACCATCTGTTCCGTTTCAACAAAGTTAGCAGCGTGGCCCTCCGAATCAATGCCTGGGGAGTGGAGCACAGACTTGGCATATTCTCTACTACGCTGTGTCAAAAACATTTCAACTGGAAGCGATTCAAAGAAACGGGCAGAAAATGGCTCTTGGCTACGATGTCGGACACAGTTCCCTGGATCCGTCCGTTCCTTGCGCCAAAATCAAACGATGAATTAGAAAAGAAAATCTCACCTATGGGAACCAATTCAACGATTGCTCGACTTTGAGCCTCATTGTGCAAGCCTGAAAGTAATATGCGCGTGCGGCGCTGCAGACTTTTGTTACCTACCTCTGACATAGTATCTGACACCAGCTCGGAAGCAGCTTCTGCGGGATATGAGGATCCACTCAAAGATCTTCCCGTTGATGCGACACGGTTTCATGACAATGACTGGACAAATAGATAGATCAAGGAAACTAGTCTGCTACAAGTAGAAGAATCTCTTCATTTGCTTGGACATCAGCTGTTTGAATTTGTTTCCCACGAGCACAAAAAAGGATACAGCCATGTAGAACGGGGAGCGCAAACCGGTGGAGCTACGGGAAGGTAGATGGCAAGTTAGGCCGGATTAGAAAAATACACAGCCGGCCGGAAGTGAAAGGGTCACGTTACCTCTGGCTCGGCCGCGAGCTCTCGAAGGAGATTTGCATTCCACACAAACCTCTGATCTGCCTGAAACACGCACACGTATCGTTATCACTTCTCGTTTGTGAGCCGTCAATTGACAAGGTTAGATTGGACTAACAAGGCTTCTTCCCATTTGCATGTGGTTAGGGCGGCCAGGAGGGAGATGGGAGGCGGATTGCTCGCTGGCCGGCCTGCTGGGTGGCTGCCCTGCCGGCTGGCCAGCAGGCCGGCCAATGCTGCCTGACCTGCTGCCTCACttactcactcgctcgctcactcaccctCTCAAGCAAGCTCATCTCCTGGAAGTCGGGGCTGGTATTGGCCAGCCGCTGAAGGGTGTGGCTCAGGTCATAATCCGTGCAAAAGTAGAAACCGTCTGTCATCAGCACATTCTTTAGCATGGACAGGAAGGTCTTGTTCTCTTGAGACtaggaaaatgagaggaaaacaaCAGGCTTAGCAGAGGCAGGCTGAAGTGGATCACACCAATGTTGAACTCAATTGGTAGCCATTGGAAAGGATGGAGATAATAAACGGACGGAAAATGTTGTCCTTGGTGTATTTCGACCGAAGCATGCAGAGACTTTCTATTCAGACATTTTAGGTTTTCATTTGGTCTCAGAGTTGACCATTTTCAACACAACTCGTGCGTGTTAAGGTTTCGGGCTTTGTGCGTCTCTCTTGGGATAATGGGATAAGAGTGCCGAGCCAATTTGCACGGCAGTGAAACCTGATGTGAACTGCCAACATTTCCCAGGATccaaaacacaaatataggtgcAGTACAGGTAACGCGACCTAAAATactttgtttgagataaaagaaccagtgaagtagtACATGTTCTCCACGGCAGCTGTAGTGCCACGAGGACCTTTGAAGGTTAGTTTTGCAAAAGTGCCTAAGATCAGGACGGTTCCAAATTACAAGCGACAACTTTTCCCCGCTGCTCTTATACCTGGATCTCTGACAGATGCAAAATTGTCTTCTTGTAAGAGATGATATCAAAATCCACAGCTTTCCACACTGCATGACCCATGAGGCAGCCCACATTTCTCTTCCTAGTGATGACGATGAGGTACATCCCTACAGAAagacagtcagtcagtcagtgcaAGATCTGCAATCCACTCAAAGACGTATGCTTTCATGAAAGACAGGAGCTACCAGCAACCAGGCGAATGGTTCCCATGATGCCGCAAATTGGCCTGGTCACCGCTGAGGCAGGGATATCCTTTTTACCTGTCAATTCAAAACAGAGGAGTGCCAAAAGGATCAATGTCACCTGTCAAGTCAACATGAAGTCGTTAGACAACATCAGAATAGCACCGAAATGCCACTCAACGGTCTGGAAGAGTCGTCGGTCTTACTTGTAAGGGTCATCTCGTTTGACACCCTGTCGATAGTCAGGACGGCATCGGCCCCTTCGTCGCAGGCTTCAATGAAAAACTTTTCTGGGGTGGTGTGTCTGACAAGAGATGGACTGGTTACAATAGTACGTCAAAGACACAGTAGCTGGCAGCTGCTGCCTCAATGATGCAAATAAAGAGCCATGGGAACTTCCATCCTATCCTATACGGCTTATGATCATTAGGGCGCCGATGCCGAAGCTCGGAATTCAATCTCACAGGAACTGAGTAGTGATGAGAAGCAGATGAAGATTCCTGCGTGACCTGATGTTTAGCCACAGCGTCAAATAGAACTGAAGCCATGGGACCAAACAGTGCTCAAGTGAGAGAGCTGCACAAACAACCTATTGTTGCCCTTTCATAATCCAAACTCCACTAACCGCATGTTCCTTGGGTCGCACCAAAGTTTGCTCAAAAAGCAGGAGACTTGCTTCTGGTCTTTTCATTCAATATATGTTTAGACAAATGCTCATTTCTAAGCAAAGAATACATTGGAACTACGTTTCAACTAGTCTTAACTAAATCATGGAGCCATGACATCATGACATAGCAAGATTTCAAACAGAAGTTTCAAGTGGTCAAGATTGCTTTCCTGGAATGTTACGAAAGAAAGGCAGGTTTGGCATTCCACACAGGaatacttccttccttccttccttccttccttccttccttccttccttccttccttccttccatgtcgcttttattttatttgcgaGCTACCGGAAAATAAACTGCCTCAGTCGACGAAAATGGTTGTAGCTACAGAGAGACAAAACACTTTGAGGTTTTGCCTTGGCGCGgataattgatttattttaatgatGGATAATGAGTTTCAACTTCAGTACTTCCGGGTCCAACAAGAGTACTCAGTGAACTTTAGCTGTCCTGGCACCTCGTTAGCAACAGCTTAATTTCCTCCCAGGTTGTAGCTACTCTCTTCTTGTGGCTACCTTACTGGCTACTATTTGGTCGAGATAGGGCCTTTTAAAAAGGAAACGGTGTCAATGAATGTACTTACAAATTGTATCGCTCGTAGGCGGTCGCCATCTTCGCTCCGTCGACCTAACCAAGCGCCCCAAAAGtgacagccagccaggcagcgtCTGAGCTTGTGTTGCCAGCACCAATATATTGAACACGGAACAAAGCTTCGTGCCTCAATTGCTGTTTGTCAACGTCATCTGGCAACCACGAAAGGCGTGGCTATAGCATATAACCCCGCCTTAAAAGCGCAAATTAAATGTGCCTGACCTGTATGCGGCTCCATGGATTTTGAATTTGTACTTTAGTAGCTTTACAATATTTTCATTGACATGAAATCACCACTAAAATTATTTAAAGAATGAACATTTCTTCTCTCCTCTACGAAAAAAGAACTGACGAACTCAGTAAAGGTAATTTACCTCGAATCATGTCAAATAAGTGCACGTTTTTTCCTCTCCACGCTATAAATGTGCCTACATTGTCTTTGGTAAGCGAGTTTCTGTCAGGCACTGATGTCGCCACCTATCGCAAGCTGGGAAGGGCCCAGCTTTATAAAGCATCGAAAGCCAACGTTCCTCCCTTTTCttcctggtggtggtggtggtggtggtaggcTGAACGCGGCATACGCAGAACCGGCAGTTCACCCTTTGACACGAATGTAGTGCTTTAATGAAAGAGCAACAATGAATGGTAATTATCGTTGATCATGCATTAGACAAAGTGCGAGTCCGCGTGCCCTCAATGTCCTGTGTGGGAAGCACGTGGCGCCAAGGAAGTGTTGCG of the Syngnathus typhle isolate RoL2023-S1 ecotype Sweden linkage group LG20, RoL_Styp_1.0, whole genome shotgun sequence genome contains:
- the sacm1la gene encoding phosphatidylinositol-3-phosphatase SAC1-A, with translation MATAYERYNLHTTPEKFFIEACDEGADAVLTIDRVSNEMTLTSKKDIPASAVTRPICGIMGTIRLVAGMYLIVITRKRNVGCLMGHAVWKAVDFDIISYKKTILHLSEIQSQENKTFLSMLKNVLMTDGFYFCTDYDLSHTLQRLANTSPDFQEMSLLERADQRFVWNANLLRELAAEPELHRFALPVLHGFIVMKPCRINGKIFEWILISRRSCFRAGVRYYVRGIDSEGHAANFVETEQMVLYEGAKASFVQTRGSMPFYWSQRPNLKYKPKPIISKTSSHLDGFQRHFDSQLLIYGKQTLLNLVNQKGSEKPLEQAFAKMVASSNNGLLNYIAFDFHKECSHMRWDRLQILVGAVAETQDEYSYFMVNPDGKLLAQQKGVFRSNCMDCLDRTNVIQSLLARRSLQSQLQRMGVLNVGQRLEEQADFERIYKNAWADNANACAVQYAGTGALKTDFTRTGKRTHWGLLMDGWNSMIRYYKNNFSDGFRQDSIDLFLGNFAIDESDGPGPLRVQKDWKFLTLPIVMLVAFSMCIVCFLMAGDTWTETFAYVMFWGACSAITATIILFNGQDFVDAPKLVHKEKMD